TAGTTGTTTTGATATTTTACGGGCAACTTCTTGCTGTTCTTTAGGATTATTCTTATCAATTGCTTGAGCTACTAATAGATAGGAGCTATATCGATTTACCCAATGCACTTTTAGACTATCTTCATGTCTATAAGCACAAAGCTTTAATTCTTGAAAATCACGACTATTAATAAAATTTTCTAACCAAAACTTTAAGGTATTGATTCTAATAAATTTATGATTTTTCCGAATCGGCTTATAATTGTCAAATAAATCAACTAGTTCTTGAATATATTTGTATTTTCTATTACTTTCCCAATTGTTGACAAGGATATAGCAACAGCGTTTCAAGGTATTACGAAAATCTTGTTCATTTGTCTTGATAAAAAATTCATAAATTCCTGGTACAGAATCAGCGATAGCAGAATCTAAGCAATCAAGAAAGATTTTTCTAAATTCTCGCAAAACATCTTCCGGAGAGCATTTTTGTACAAGCTCTAGCAGAAAATTATAAATACTTTCCTGGGTAAGATGCACGTTCCACTCTGTTGTATGAGATGTTCTGATATATTGATTAACTGGGTTTGTTATTAAGCTATTTGTGGTCATTATAGTAATGAAGACCAAAAATTCCTTTATTTATATTGTTACACCTTAATTTGAGTAATCAAGGGTATCCATCTACTCTTTATCAATTTCTCTCTACTTTTTACATAAAATTGATAAACCTTCTCTGTAGTGATACGAGTTTAGTGTTCAGGATTTCTGCTTATGGAATAAATACTTGAAAGCTTAATGAAAATATACTTTATGGAAAGTAAAATCGGATATACGTGTGATTTGTGGGAAAAAATATCCCATAAGTCTCATATTTAGTCGTTTGAATCTTGCGGTTTGAGTTGGGTATGTTCCCATTCTAGAAAACGATTTTCAAGTATGCTCACCAGTCGCAACCAAAACAAGAGAGTCAGTAATATTACTGCCCCTTGATAAAAGTTTACCAAAGGTAGAGTGATTTACTGACTCTTGTGATTAATATACGATTTGTTTTACAGTGGGGGTGGAGGGACTTGAACCCTCACGACCGTTTAAGGTCAACGGATTTTCATTCTCCCGTAACTTTCGCTACTGCCTGATGTTAAACATTTTAGGCTTTGAGAATTGGACTCTCTCTTTACCCTCGCCTTGACGTTAGGGTAGCTCCCGTCGAGTCTCTGCACCTTCCTAAATTTAGGTAAAAAGTAGAAGGCAACATTGTTTAGTTTACCTTTTGCTTTTTGCCTGACTTTAGGCTTGGCTCAGGATTGCCTTGTCTGTAATCAGATTTAGGTTTCCCTGAGTTTGAGAGCGGTCACTTACCGGATTTCTCTAGTAAGGCTCAATTGCTTAAGTCCGTAGCGTCTGCCATTCCGCCACACCCCCAAATGATTGGGGTCACTGTTTTGGGTGGAACTTAAAATTTCCACTTTAACTATTTCAGCATTAAATGCGGATTTTGTCCAACAATTTTGCAATTTTTTTGAAATTTCTTTTCACGGGCGGTCAAAACTACTAAAGAATACAATCCGAAAATGGTCACAGGGGAAGAACGGATGGATTCTCACGTCATTACTTAGGTGATTTGATGCTGATGGGAGAATTTTCTTGAGTGATAAATTGTTAAGTTTTGTTAAGCTGGCTATATATAAGGATACTTACCCTGAGGTAGATACACAACTGTTGGCGATATATGTTACTTTCTTTAATCAAGTAGAGTAAGTCAGCCTAATCTAACGAATCTTTGGAATCTCGTTAGAGCGGAGGAACCACCCTGTGGGGCGAATCTTGGGAAAGTTGAAGGTAAAAAGCATCCTCATTACTTCCTAAGAGGGGCATCTCTCAGCCCTAGCCCGTCAGCTAACTTCGTAGGCATTGAGGGAGACTGAAGAGGCAGCATTTTCTGCAAACCTCATCAGTATTCCTGGTTGGTACTGCTCGGATTTTGTACCTGCGATGAATCGAGGTTACCTGATGATATTGCAATTAAATTTAGCTGCGATCGCCGCAGTTGCTAGTCAAGCTGCATGGAAACGTGCCAAGCCGATTGTTTTGCGAGATGTATTCTTGCTGCCTTTAGCAGGATTTGCTGGCATACTTGCTTTGTGGTGGTTAGTGGCAACCTTTCTCACCGATTTGATGCCCACACCAGCAGAGGCATTAATTGCCAATCTTGACTATATTCTCCACCCCTTCTATCGCCGTGGTCCAGGGGATTTAGGTTTGGGTTGGTTATTACTGGCGAGTTTAAGACGAGTATTAATTGGTTTTTCTTTGGGTGCATTGGTTGCCATACCTGTGGGATTTTTAATTGGGATGTCTCGGGTGGCGATGTTAACTCTCAACCCAATTATTCAGATATTTAAGCCAGTGTCACCCTTAGCTTGGCTGCCGATTTCTTTGGCAATCTTTAATCTGGCAGATCCTTCCGCAATATTTGTAATTTTCATTACTTCCCTATGGGCAACTATCATCAACACAGCCCTAGGTGTATCTAGTGTTCCCAAGGATTACCTAGATGTGGCAAAAGTCTTAGAAATGCCACGATGGCGACAAATCATCAAAATAATTTTGCCTGCAAGTTTGCCTTACATTTTTACTGGATTACGCATTAGTTTAGGTATTGCCTGGTTGGTAATTGTCGCTGTAGAAATGTTGACAGGTGGTATAGGTATTGGCTTCTTTGTTTGGGATGAATGGAGTCGCCTGAATTTGAGTTCAGTGTTCTTAGCTGTTTTGGTAATTGGTTTGACTGGATTAATTTTGGATTACGCCGTTGGCAAAATTCAAAATCTTGTCACCCATCGCCCCATATCTGCTAATTAGCAATTCGTTAAGAAATATTTTGTGTTCCCGTCTGTTCCCTGTGTGTATCCTTTTTAACTTACAACTTCGCGGTTGAGCAGATAATTTAGTGGAGTTGAAGCAATGAATAGTAGTAAAAATCTCTGGAAGCGAAGAGTCTTTCTTCAGACTATGGGAGCAACTGCCGCAGGTATGACTTTAAGTTCCTGTGGAATTAATGCCAATCGCGCTCCCCAAAAATTATCTTCAGCAGCGTTGGCAATAGAACCTGTAGTTGATGCTAAGAGCTTAGAAAAACCAGATTTGACTATTGGCTATGTACCAGTTAATGATTGCGCTCCCTTGGCGATCGCCTGGGAAAAAGGTTTTTTCCGTAAGTATGGTTTGAATGTCACTCTCAGTCGAGAAGCAAGTTGGGGTACTTCCCGTGATGGCATCATCTTTGGACGTTTAGACGCTTCTCCCGTAGTCTGTGGTGCGGTGACAAATGCGAGAACCGGAGCGGAAGGAGCGCGTCATGCTCCCCTGTGTGCAGCAATGACAATTCACCGCCATGGTAATGCTTTGACGATGAATCGGGCAATGTGGGAGTCTGGTTTACGTCCTTGGCAAGAATATCAGGGTGATTTAGAAAGATTTGGACAGGATTTTCGCCGCTATTTTGATAGTTTAGCTCCGGAAAAACGGGTATGGGCGGTAGTCCTAAGTTCGGCAATTTACGAATATTTTATTCGTTATTTAGCGGCGGCGGCTGGTGTTCGTCCAGATAAAGAATTTCGCATAATTATTATTCCTCCACCCCAAATGGTTGTGAATATGCGAATTGGAGCAATGCAAGGTTACATGGTAGCAGAACCTTGGAATACAAGGGCAATTTCTGGTAATGAAAATATTGGTTTTACCTTTGCCCAAGGTAGGGAAATTTGGCAAGGACACCCAGATAGATTATTAGCTGTCATGGAATCCTTTATTGATAAATACCCTCGTACCTATCGTTCTTTGGTGAAGGCAATGATTGAAGCCTGCCAATATTGTAGTCAACCAGAAAATCGAGAAGAAGTAGCACAACTTTTGACTAATAAATCTTTCACTGGTGCCAAACTGAAATTGACTCGTCCTGGAATTGTAGGTGAATACAATTATGGTGGTTTTGATAATCGCTCCAGAGTAGTGAAATCATTAGACACGACAGTTTTCTACGATTTACCAGAAAATATCAAAAAAGTAGCGAATGACCATTCTACCTTTCTTTGGCAATCGGAAAGCCTATGGTTAATGACACAAGCAACTCGTTGGGGACAATTGCCTGAATTCCCGAAAAATGCAGAGGAATTAGCCAGGAAAGCTTGGCGAACAGATTTGTATCGAGAGATTGCTGGGGAAATGGGTATTTCCTGTCCCAAGGAAGATTATAAAGTTGAAGTCGCTGAGGCATTTATAGATAAAAAAGCCTTTGATCCCAGTGACCCCATAGGCTATCTCAAAAGTTTTGAGATTCGCGCTCAGTCTCCGCAAAAATTCTTTTTATCCTGAAACCTAATCTGTAAGTGTTTTTATTTCTAGAAAGGCTACACAACTAAATATAAATTCACCAAATGATGATGTTTGGTGTTTTTATCAATAACTACAAATCATTAACCATTGATTACAGGAGTTATGAGCTATGAAGTCAGCACTTCTCCCTAAAGACGACCATAATCTCAATTTACCCAATACAGAATTTCTCGAAATTAAGAACTTATACAAATTTTATCCTAAGTCAAATGGCAGTAAATCTGTCGTTTTAGATGACATCAATCTCTCAATTGGAGAGAATGAATTTATTTCGATAATTGGTCATTCTGGTTGTGGTAAATCAACTTTAATTAAGATTGTTGCTGGTTTAGAAACAGCTTCCAGTGGAGCAGTATATTTAGAGGGAAAAGAAATTCGCAAACCTGGGGCAGAAAGGATGATGGTTTTTCAAAACTATTCACTTTTGCCTTGGTTAACTGTGCGAGAAAATATCCGCTTGGCAGTGGATGAAGTTCTCAGAAATGCGACAAGAGCGGAGAAAGTCGGTCTTGTAAATGAGCATCTAGCAATGGTAAATTTGACTGCGGCTGCGGATAAATATCCCGATGAGATTTCTGGGGGGATGAAACAGCGTGTAGGAATTGCTAGAGCGTTAGCTATTCGCCCAAAAATGTTATTGATGGATGAACCTTTTGGTGCTTTAGATGCTTTAACCAGAGGTAAATTACAGCGTCAGGTATTAGATATTTGGGAGAACCATCGACAAGCGGTGATGATGATTACCCATGATGTCGATGAGGCAATTTATATGAGCGATCGCATCATCTTAATGACTAATGGTCCTGCTGCTAAAATTGGAGAAATTCTGGAAGTTCCCTTCTCCCATCCTCGGAATCGTGCTGAGATGCGTAACTCGAAAGCATATTACGAACTCCGCAATCATGCCTTGAATTTTCTGGATAAGTATTTTACGACTGACGAATAAATCCAGGAGTAAACAGTTTTCCTCATGCTCTATTTTTGCCGCCTATATACATAGGTGGTTTTTTTATTCTAATATGCAACAGAACCGTTATGAGTATTCGGGGCTAAATTATGGAAAACTGGCAAGCTATTGTAAGCGTCGTCACCTTTGCGAGTGTCATTTTCCTAATCATGACAGAGTGGATACATTTGACGATCGCCACTCTCTTGGGAGCTTTAATATTGGTATTTGCCAATGTTATGTCTTTACAAGACGCAATAGGTTATATCGGCAAAAGTCATGGTACTTTGGGCTTATTCTTTGGTGTTATGGTTCTAGTTCGTGCTTTTGAACCGACAAAAATCTTTGAGTATTTAGCCACCCAGATTGTCATTTTAGCCAAAGGTCAAGGGAAACGGTTATTACTGGGAATTGTGGCAATTACAACTCCAATTTGTGCTGTTTTACCGAATGCAACAACGGTAATGTTGATTGCTCCTTTGATTCCACCGATGGCTGAGGAAGTCGGGGTGAATTTTGTGCCTTTATTAATTCTATTGGTATTTGTTGCTAATAGTGCGGGTTTATTAACTATTGTGGGAGATCCCGCTACTTATATCGTCGGGGATGCGGTGAATCTTAGCTTTACAGATTATCTAGAGCGTTTGAGTTTAGGAGGGGCGATCGCAGTTTTAACTGTTGTGTTAACTCTACCCTTTTTATTCCGCAAAATCTGGAATACCAAATTAGATAATCTCACTGATTTACCCCATCCACAAATTAATCATCCCCGTGTTTTAGCTCTAGGGGGATTACTGATTGCCTTTGTTTTACTATTCTTTGTAATTGGGGAATCTTTACCCGTTCCTGTCTCTCCAGCAGCAGTAGCTTTATTAGGAGCAGCTTTAGCTTTACTATTGTCTCATCACAGTAAAATTGACACGGTGAATAATATTTTACGGGATGTAGATTGGAGTACTCTGATATTTTTCATGAGTATATTTGTCTTAATTGGAGGTTTGGAAAAAACTGGGGTAATTAATTCTCTTTCTGGAGTTTTAGCAGTAGCTTTAGGAAAGAATATTTTCCTTGGTTCCTTGGTTTTAGTTTTTTTAGTTGGTATTTTGTCCAGCGTTGTTCCAAATATCCCTTTAGTTGTGGCAATGGTTCCCCTACTCAAACAATATGTGGTGAATGTAGGTTTAGCCCCTGAGGCAATTTTGGCTGCTGATTTTCAAGGACAATATCCTCCAGAAGTTTTACCATTATTTTATGCGATGATGTTTGGTGCAACTTTGGGAGGGAACGGAACTCTTATCGGTGCTTCATCAAATATTGTGGCAGCTGGTGTTGCTGAACAACATGGACGCAGAATTACTTTTAAAACCTTTCTACATTACGGCATTCCTGTGATGTTACTACAATTGCTAATGTCAGCAATTTATGTCTCGGTGAGGTTCTTATTTTGAACCAAGTTTTAATTGGGAAATGGGGTAAATTTTTTGAATGGTGGTAGCCACAGATTTATCACAATTCCCAATTACATGAAATCTCATTCCCTAACTATTGACTAGATAATTTTTCACCTTGTACTTGATTTTCTATATTCGCCAGTTGCGTCTCCAGAGGAAAAAATCATCCAAATATTCTTCTAGAATTAAATTACTATTTAACTTCCTCTGTTGCCATTCCTGCACCAAATTATCTAGGATTTCCATACCTGTTATGGATGCATAATCTTGTAATTTTTGAATTTTAATACCTTTGCTCATACACAGAGCGATGATATTAATTAATTCCCTTGTTTGATTGCCAATTATCGCAGCTCCTAAAATTTCACCGTTGCGGTGGAGAATTAATTTACATAAACCTATAATATTATCGTTGATGTGGGCAGAAAGGGTATTTTTAAAATATTGTTTCAGAATAATAATATTTTTCTCAGAATATTGACGTTTTGCCTGAAATTCTATTAAACCAATTTGTCCTACCATGGGTTGAGTTGATAATGACCAAGGAATAGGATGATAATTAACTTTTTTTATGGGAAAAAATAAGGCATTCTCTACAGCAATTTTTGCTTCATAGTTGGCGATATTTTGCAGATTATAACCACCAATAACATCTCCACAGGCATAAATATGAGGATTGGTTGTTTGTAATTTATCGTTAACTAAGAGACGATTTTGATGCCACTTGACACCGACGCTAGGTAAATTGAGTGTATCTATATTTGCTTGTCGAGATGTGGCAATGACAATCTCATCGGTTTCTATAGCTTTATCTCCAGCTTGTAGCCACTTTTTTTGGTCAATAATTCTCACCTGGGTGACTTCTGTATTGGTGAGTAGTCTAATTCCTTCTGCTTCTAATTGTGCTTGGAGAATTCGAGAGATTTCTGCATCAATTGCAGGTAGAATTTGACCATATTTAACAATTAAAGTGACTTGGCAACCAAGACGAGATAATACTTGGGAAATTTCAATACTATCAAGAGTCCCCCCTAAAATTACCCAATCTTTTGGTAGTTGGGAGTCTCGCAAATAATGCCAAATATTAGATGTGGTAACTTGAGGAATATCTGGAGAGATATGAATATCTGAAAATGTAGGTATGGAACCACTGGCAATGAGATATTTTCGCCCTTTGATATTACGATGGTTGACACTGAGGCTTAAGTCTGGTGCATCTTGAAAATGACCACTACCAAAGATGATATCGACTCCCGGCGTGGATAAAATTTTCTGTAAGCTGTGGTGTTTTTTTTGGGCGATCGCCACATCCACATATAGTTTGATTTCTTGCCAAGTTTGCTGATAATCCTGATTATTGTTATCTGCTTTGACTTTATCTAAGAAAGATAAACTATTTTGAATAACTTGATGAAAAATATCATAGTCAAAATAACTTTGATGCTGTTCTGGTTCAATTAAAGCAACTCTGGCTCTGGATTGACTAGCAATCAGAGCTGCATAATGGGCTGTGGAAGTCCCGCCAATAATCACAAGATCGTAATCAAGAGTCAAGTTGCTTTGCTCCAATTCAAAATTCAAAAAAGGTCATGGATTTTAGTAATAGATTGTGGTGTCTTAAAAAGGCGATTTTTTCTAATTTTCTCGGAGTTATCAGCCATTATCCATGAGCTAAAATTTCACGTAATCCTGTGAGTAGTTGTTGATTTTCCCCAGAGGTACGCACCGCGACTCGAAAATAATTTTCTCCGAGTTCAGGGAAACTCAAGCAGTCACGAACTAGTATTTGGTGATGCTTGAGCAGTCTTTGTTGAATTATTAAACCTGATTGTTGCGATCGCACCAGTAAAAAGTTAGCTGCACCGGGTAAGGGACACAAACCTGGGATTACTGCTAGACCTTGAAATAATTCTTCACGAGCAGTTTTGAGCCATGTCCAGGTTTGCTGTTGAAATTCTTGATCAGCAAGGGCGGCGATCGCGGCTGCCTGTGCCAAGGTATTTACTGACCAAGGATCGCGCCAAGATTGCCATTTCTGTAGACGTTCGGGATGGGCGATCGCATAACCAATTCGCAATCCCGGCAGACTGTAAAACTTAGTTAGCGATCGCAGAATCACCAAATTCGGATGTTCTGGGACTACATCTATCAAGCTTTGCTGCTGATTTGGCTCTAGAAAGTCCATGAACGCTTCGTCCACTACGACTAAAGCAAATTTCTCTAGATAAGGCAAAATTGCGTCCTGTGCCCAAATAAACCCCGTAGGATTGTGAGGGTTATTGAGCAGTATTCCTGAGGATTGGGTAACGAGTGGTGAAAGGGAAGACAGCAGAGAGGGGAAATTACATACCCAAATATTCTTGTCTTCCCCTATTCCTCGTTTCTCCTGGGTAGGTGCGATATCAGGATTGAGCAGAGGAAACTCCAACACTTTAGCGTCGTATGCCGCTAGCGATCGCTTGTAATCGCCAAAGGCTGGAGTTATTAACACAGTGGAATGCAGTGTAGCTAGTTCCCTACCAGCCAAAGTCAATAATTCTGCCGAACCGTTACCCGGCAAAATCCACTCCGTTGGTAGGTGATGAAACTCACTCAGCACCTGCTTCAGGTGGCGATAGTCAGGATCGGGATAGTGCCGTAAATTACCCAATTGGCTAGCGATCGCCGCCAAAACACTACTAGGTGGTCCCAGGGGGCTAATACTGGCGGAGAAATCCACAATCGACTCACTCGGACATCCGGCGATCGCCGATGCCCAAGCTAAATTACCACCGTGTGCAGGATGCTGCATCAAAAAATAGTTCCCAGAAAAACTAGATTCTAAGCTTTTGGGGGTGCTACCCGTTCTCTAAACTGCTTACCCGCAGAGAAGGCAGGAACCTTAGTTGCAGGAATTTCCATTTTTTCATTGGTTTTGGGGTTGCGCCCTTCCCGGGCTTTACGTTCCCGTGATTCAAAGGAACCAAAACCGACTAGTGTCACCTTGTCACCAGAAGAAACCGCTTCAACTATTGTTTCTAAAGCCGCAGTTAATACCGCATCAGCTTGTTTTTTAGTTACACTCGCCTTTTCTGCTACTGCATCAACTAATTCACCTTTATTCATGTCAAACTCCTTAAGTTTTATTTTTGAGATTGTGTACAGATGCACCCTAAGGTATCACTACTTAAATCCCTGTTTAGAGATTTACCAAAATCGCCTTTGAAAGTACTTATGCTTAAAAACGCTGCAACTCCCATCGGTTCGACTTTTCAATGAATCATTCTAAAGTGTCTGAGCCAGAAGTGAACAGGTGAAACCATTAATTTATATAGATTTGGGCATTTTTTTTGTTAAAAAGGGCATTGTTACACTAAAAACCTGCCTTTTGGTAGGGAAAAATACTTAGTGAAAACCCCCGTCATGGGGAATACATGATTGGGTAATGGGTGATGGGAAAAAGCTTATTCTCTATCCTCTATCGCCTATTTCCTATTCTCTATTCCCTAAAAATACATCTACCATTACTTCCTACTGATGCATAAAAGTCATAGATTTTTACTCACAGCCCTGATTACGTTAATTTTCGTAACAAGTAACCTGTTTTCTCCTCTTTCCACAGTTGCTACCTCTGTAGGTAAGGAAACCCTGACAATGCTGACTTCCCCTGACTACCCACCCTTTGAGTATTACGACACAACGGGGGGAGAAAGAAAAATTGTTGGCTTTGATATCGATATTGCCAATTACATTGCCAAGGAACTAGGGGTTAAGCTCCAAATCATGGAATCGGACTTTAGCGGTTTAATTCCAGCGCTACAAGCGAATCGTGCCGATTTTGTCATGGCAAGTATGAATCCGACTCCAGAGCGGCAGAGCAATGTGGATTTTTCAGTGATTTATTACGAGGGTAAAAATACAATCGTTTCTGCCAAAAACAGTAAAATCACCAGCTTGGAAAATCTGGCAGGGAAAACGGTGGGGGTGCAACTAGGAACTACCCAGGAGCAGAAAGTTAAAAAGTTGGCAGAAAAAATCCCAGGAATGCAAGTAAAGCTACTGGGTAAAGCGCCGGATATGATTCAAGAAATTAAGGCTAGACGGATTGATGCCGCGATTTTAGGAGATTCCGTTGCCAATGGTTTTACCCAATCCAATCCTGAGCTAGAGTTTCATATTTTACCGAGTGATGAGCCTGGTGGTGGTTCGGCGATCGCCTTTCCCAAAGGTTCTAATCTTGTCAAACCCTTCAACCAAGTCTTACAAAAAATGCTGGATGGGGGAGAAATCACCAAACTGGAAAAGAAATGGTTTTCTCTGAGTATTCCCACCACCACCCAACCCGTGAAAAAGGGCTTAAATATTGACTTAACCCGAATTATTCCTGATATACCCTTTATCCTTCAGGGTATTCCCGTTAGTTTGATGTTTACCCTGTTATCCCTGGTTCTGGGCTTAATCTGGGGTACAGCCCTATCATTGTGTAAAATCACAGACATCAAGCCCTTAAGGTGGTTTGCCAACGCTTATACATCGGTATTTCGTGGTACACCCATGCTCTTACAGTTAGCTTTGGTTTATTACGCTACACCCCAGTTAACCGGGTATGATATTTCCGCTTTGCAAGCTGGTGTATTCACTTTTACCTTGAATTCTGGCGCATATATGTCAGAAACCATTAGAGGAGGTATCCAAGCTGTAGATAAAGGGCAAGCAGAAGCCGCACTTTCCATGGGTATTCCCTATGGTTTGATGATGTGGGATGTGATTTTGCCCCAAGCTTTGAAAAATATTCTCCCTGCTTTGGTAAATGAAACCATTGGTTTATTGAAAGATTCGGCTTTGGTTTCTACCGTGGGAGTTGTAGAAATTCTCCGTAGTGCCCAAATTGTCGGTTCAAATAAGTATATTTACTTTGAGCCGTTATTATTTGCTGGACTAATTTATTACGTTTTAGTCATGGCTTTAACTTTCACCGCCTCAACTTTGGAAAAAAGATTACGTAAAAGTGAGTAGTAATAAATACTCAAAATATAAACTTTTCTCAAAAGTCCAGATCTAACCATCACCTATTTTCCCCTTATCAATTACCCATGAACAACGTAGTTATTCGTACAGACAATCTCTGTAAATCCTTCGGGAGTCTGGATGTGCTCAAAGAGATTTCCACGGAAATTTATCAGGGTGAAGTTGTAGCAATCCTTGGTCCGAGCGGCTCCGGTAAATCGACTTTTCTGCGGTGTATGAATTTACTAGAGCGTCCGACAAAAGGCAAAGTATACTTCAATACCCAAGATATTACCCAGCCCCAGGTGAATATTTCCCAGATTCGTCAGCACCTAGTTATGGTGTTTCAGCACTTTAATCTGTTTCCCCACATGACGGTGTTACAAAATGTTACCTATGCGCCGATAAAAGTCAAAGGGGTGCAGAAAGAAAAAGCTTGGCAACGAGGGATGGAATTATTAGACAAGGTGGGTTTAGGCGAAAAAGCTGATGTTTTTCCAGCCAAATTATCAGGAGGGCAAAAACAACGGGTAGCGATCGCCCGTGCCTTGGCAATGGAACCAGAAATGATATTATTCGATGAGCCAACCTCTGCTCTGGATCCAGAAATGGTGAAAGAAGTTTTAATGGTAATGAAAGAATTAGCCCAGACAGGAATCACCATGGCGATCGTCACCCATGAAATGGGATTTGCGCGGGAAGTCGCCAGTCGGATTATGTTCCTAGATCAAGGTAGGCTAGCAGAAGATAGCACCCCCAAGGAATTTTTCCATCATCCTCGTAGCGATCGCGCTCAACAGTTTTTAGAAAAGATGCTGTAGGAAAAGACTTTTTCCCTGGCGATCGCAAAAACTTTATCTGATTATCACTACCAACGGGAATTATTTTGGTAGAATTACGGAAAGCAAACATGATTGTTTGCTCCTCACACCACACCGAACTCTCTTGTGATACAAAAGCAAGGGAGTTTTTCTTATTCAGAATTTTGAGTACCTAACTCTGCCAAAAATCCGTGACATCGTACCCTAAATCCGTCAACATTTGTCGCAGTAGGGGCAAACTCAAACCAATGACATTACTGTGGCATCCATCGATTTTTTCGACAAATAACCCCCCTTTCCCTTCCAGAGCAAAACATCCGGCACATTTTAGGGGTTCAGCAGTGGCAACGTAGGCAGAAATGGCGCGATCGCTCATGGGAGCAAAATAAACCCTAGTAACTTGACACTTGACTAAGACTTGATTTTTGCGATTATCAATCAATGCATGACCAGTATACAAGTCCCCATAATGACCTTGCATAATTTGCCAGCGTTGTTTTGCTTCCTCTGGATTTTCTGGTTTCCCATAAATTTCACCATTAACTGCCAAAACAGAATCACAACCCAAGATTAAATCATCAGGAAATTGTGAACAGACAGTTTCTGCTTTTTTCTGTGCCAAAACCTGCACTAATTCCCCAGCATCAATAAGTGTGATTTGCGACTCATCAAAATCACTGACACAAACTACTGGTTCAATCCCCGCAGTTTGCAACAATCGACGACGAGCAGGAGAAGCAGAAGCAAGAACAAATTTTGGAATACTCATGCTACTGATGTGTAATTCGTAATACTCAATTTCCCAACACTGATACTTTAGTAAACTGCAAAGGAATCAATAGTCTCTTCAAGCATCGATTTGACTTTTTGCCAGCGTCGCTCAGAAACCGAAGCATTAA
The Calothrix sp. 336/3 DNA segment above includes these coding regions:
- a CDS encoding NAD(P)/FAD-dependent oxidoreductase, with the translated sequence MTLDYDLVIIGGTSTAHYAALIASQSRARVALIEPEQHQSYFDYDIFHQVIQNSLSFLDKVKADNNNQDYQQTWQEIKLYVDVAIAQKKHHSLQKILSTPGVDIIFGSGHFQDAPDLSLSVNHRNIKGRKYLIASGSIPTFSDIHISPDIPQVTTSNIWHYLRDSQLPKDWVILGGTLDSIEISQVLSRLGCQVTLIVKYGQILPAIDAEISRILQAQLEAEGIRLLTNTEVTQVRIIDQKKWLQAGDKAIETDEIVIATSRQANIDTLNLPSVGVKWHQNRLLVNDKLQTTNPHIYACGDVIGGYNLQNIANYEAKIAVENALFFPIKKVNYHPIPWSLSTQPMVGQIGLIEFQAKRQYSEKNIIILKQYFKNTLSAHINDNIIGLCKLILHRNGEILGAAIIGNQTRELINIIALCMSKGIKIQKLQDYASITGMEILDNLVQEWQQRKLNSNLILEEYLDDFFLWRRNWRI
- a CDS encoding ABC transporter ATP-binding protein, producing the protein MKSALLPKDDHNLNLPNTEFLEIKNLYKFYPKSNGSKSVVLDDINLSIGENEFISIIGHSGCGKSTLIKIVAGLETASSGAVYLEGKEIRKPGAERMMVFQNYSLLPWLTVRENIRLAVDEVLRNATRAEKVGLVNEHLAMVNLTAAADKYPDEISGGMKQRVGIARALAIRPKMLLMDEPFGALDALTRGKLQRQVLDIWENHRQAVMMITHDVDEAIYMSDRIILMTNGPAAKIGEILEVPFSHPRNRAEMRNSKAYYELRNHALNFLDKYFTTDE
- the ntrB gene encoding nitrate ABC transporter permease; the protein is MILQLNLAAIAAVASQAAWKRAKPIVLRDVFLLPLAGFAGILALWWLVATFLTDLMPTPAEALIANLDYILHPFYRRGPGDLGLGWLLLASLRRVLIGFSLGALVAIPVGFLIGMSRVAMLTLNPIIQIFKPVSPLAWLPISLAIFNLADPSAIFVIFITSLWATIINTALGVSSVPKDYLDVAKVLEMPRWRQIIKIILPASLPYIFTGLRISLGIAWLVIVAVEMLTGGIGIGFFVWDEWSRLNLSSVFLAVLVIGLTGLILDYAVGKIQNLVTHRPISAN
- a CDS encoding SLC13 family permease, whose protein sequence is MENWQAIVSVVTFASVIFLIMTEWIHLTIATLLGALILVFANVMSLQDAIGYIGKSHGTLGLFFGVMVLVRAFEPTKIFEYLATQIVILAKGQGKRLLLGIVAITTPICAVLPNATTVMLIAPLIPPMAEEVGVNFVPLLILLVFVANSAGLLTIVGDPATYIVGDAVNLSFTDYLERLSLGGAIAVLTVVLTLPFLFRKIWNTKLDNLTDLPHPQINHPRVLALGGLLIAFVLLFFVIGESLPVPVSPAAVALLGAALALLLSHHSKIDTVNNILRDVDWSTLIFFMSIFVLIGGLEKTGVINSLSGVLAVALGKNIFLGSLVLVFLVGILSSVVPNIPLVVAMVPLLKQYVVNVGLAPEAILAADFQGQYPPEVLPLFYAMMFGATLGGNGTLIGASSNIVAAGVAEQHGRRITFKTFLHYGIPVMLLQLLMSAIYVSVRFLF
- a CDS encoding CmpA/NrtA family ABC transporter substrate-binding protein, with translation MNSSKNLWKRRVFLQTMGATAAGMTLSSCGINANRAPQKLSSAALAIEPVVDAKSLEKPDLTIGYVPVNDCAPLAIAWEKGFFRKYGLNVTLSREASWGTSRDGIIFGRLDASPVVCGAVTNARTGAEGARHAPLCAAMTIHRHGNALTMNRAMWESGLRPWQEYQGDLERFGQDFRRYFDSLAPEKRVWAVVLSSAIYEYFIRYLAAAAGVRPDKEFRIIIIPPPQMVVNMRIGAMQGYMVAEPWNTRAISGNENIGFTFAQGREIWQGHPDRLLAVMESFIDKYPRTYRSLVKAMIEACQYCSQPENREEVAQLLTNKSFTGAKLKLTRPGIVGEYNYGGFDNRSRVVKSLDTTVFYDLPENIKKVANDHSTFLWQSESLWLMTQATRWGQLPEFPKNAEELARKAWRTDLYREIAGEMGISCPKEDYKVEVAEAFIDKKAFDPSDPIGYLKSFEIRAQSPQKFFLS